The Candidatus Cloacimonadota bacterium genome contains the following window.
CTGTGGTGCCCAAAAGCAGTATGCCATTGGTATCATTTTCCAAATGATAACATATTAAACGTTCCAAAGCATTCCAATCCACAGCACCATTCTTAAATGGTGTAACCAGAGCAACATAAGATCCTTGCAGCATCTTTTCCTCCACTAATAAAGCATAATGTTTTGTGTTTCTTTTTATGCAACTATCCTCAAAGTATAGTTTTTTTCAAATTATCTACAACTCATTATTCCGTCAATATAAATCACAAGCAAACGATATTCTGCGCTTCACTGATCATGGCACCATAAGCAATCACTGTAATCTGCTCTCCCGCTTTAATCGCTTTCGCCTTAGCCAAAGAAATGCTGAAATACTTATGGAAAGAATGAGCAGGGATGCCCTACGATGCGACAGTTTGCAGTTTCCCCCTGTCACTTTGAATTTGTATTGCCTAAAATAAGATCTATGCTATAATTATAATGTACTGTTTTATGCTCTACCCACATCGTAACGGAGCCCGTAACGTATCCTGTAACGGAGCTTTCCGAAGCTTCGAAAGTGAGACTTGAAGTTTTCAGTGATTAAAGCTTGAAGTTTTCGGTGATTAAATTTGAAGAAACGGTGATTAAAACCAGTAAGAGAATGACCGCTATAGAGGCCTGTTTTCCTGATTTGAAGTTTTCGGTGATGAAAATTGAAGTTTTCAGTGAGGGTTTATACCCTGTCTAAAAAACGGGGGGATGTGAATTATACAAATGAATCTTGACAAAAACCCGCAGCGCTCAAGAAGTGAACATAAGTTCATATTAATGCACTATTTTTAATTCTTACTAATGGAGATAATATGCCACGCAACAAGAGCTTACGTACACTACAAGGTCTTCCTACGATAAAGGGATTTCGTCCACTTTGGATGCGAACAAATTACCGTAGGGCCATAACCTTGAATTTGGAAGAGTACGAAACCCTTCGCTTGATAGACTATGAAAATCTTATTCAAGAGCAGGTGGCAGAATTAATGAATGTATCTCGCCCTACCGTTACACGCATATATGACAGTGCGCGAAAAAAACTGGGAACAGCACTGGTTGAAGGACGCACCTTTATTATTGAGGGCGGAGATGTCCAGATTGCTCGCAAATACTATCTATGCGAAGATTGTCAACATCGCATGGATTTAGATGGAAGAGAGGACAAACCACAAATCTGCCCCGCCTGTGGCTCAAACAGAATACTATCTCTGCAAGATTGCTTCATTCGTGGTTGCCGTCGCTGCAGAAGATGCAAATAAAGGAGAAAGAATGAAAATCGCAATTCCACTTACTAATTCGGAGCTAAGCTTACACTTTGGTCACTGTGAAAAGTTCGCCATCTATCATATTGAGAATGGTAAGATTCAAAAAGAAGAGAT
Protein-coding sequences here:
- a CDS encoding DUF134 domain-containing protein — protein: MPRNKSLRTLQGLPTIKGFRPLWMRTNYRRAITLNLEEYETLRLIDYENLIQEQVAELMNVSRPTVTRIYDSARKKLGTALVEGRTFIIEGGDVQIARKYYLCEDCQHRMDLDGREDKPQICPACGSNRILSLQDCFIRGCRRCRRCK